Proteins from a single region of Lentimicrobium saccharophilum:
- a CDS encoding NAD-dependent epimerase/dehydratase family protein, translated as MKHVFITGVAGFIGSSLARTMLEQGYKVSGLDNFDTFYDPAIKRRAVGRLSENKGFKLYEGDIRHRETLDKIFSAAKPDLVIHLAARAGVRPSIEQPELYYDVNVTGTLVLLEAMRAAGIKDMLFASSSSVYGNNRKVPFSETDPVDNPISPYAATKKAGELLCYTYHHLYNFNIYCLRFFTVYGPGQRPEMAIQQFGRKISEGAPITLFGDGTTRRDYTFISDITAGIIACANNLKGYEIFNLGNSDTISLIDLVRGIEETLGRKAVIEWKPMQAGDVEITYADISKARRLLNYSPGYPVHKGLLRMFSEQGMC; from the coding sequence ATGAAACATGTTTTTATCACCGGTGTCGCCGGATTTATCGGCTCAAGTCTTGCCCGCACCATGCTGGAGCAGGGATACAAAGTATCAGGCCTTGACAATTTCGATACATTTTACGATCCAGCGATCAAGCGTAGAGCGGTGGGCAGACTTTCGGAAAATAAAGGTTTTAAGCTTTACGAAGGCGACATCAGACATCGCGAAACGCTCGATAAAATTTTCAGTGCAGCGAAACCGGATCTGGTGATTCACCTCGCTGCCCGGGCCGGGGTGCGGCCTTCCATTGAACAGCCTGAACTATATTACGATGTGAATGTCACCGGCACGCTGGTATTGCTCGAAGCCATGCGGGCGGCAGGCATCAAAGACATGCTCTTTGCCTCCTCCTCATCGGTTTACGGAAATAACAGGAAAGTGCCCTTCAGCGAAACCGATCCGGTTGACAACCCCATTTCGCCTTATGCCGCCACCAAAAAAGCCGGAGAATTGCTTTGCTACACTTACCATCATCTTTATAACTTCAATATCTACTGTCTGAGGTTCTTCACGGTCTACGGACCCGGGCAACGGCCCGAAATGGCCATACAGCAGTTCGGGCGTAAGATCAGTGAAGGCGCGCCCATCACGCTCTTCGGCGATGGGACCACCCGAAGGGATTACACCTTCATCAGCGATATTACTGCCGGCATCATTGCCTGCGCCAACAATCTGAAGGGATACGAGATCTTTAACCTGGGCAACAGCGACACCATTTCGCTGATCGACCTGGTGCGGGGTATTGAGGAAACATTGGGCAGGAAAGCTGTCATCGAATGGAAGCCCATGCAGGCCGGCGATGTGGAAATCACCTATGCCGACATCAGCAAGGCCCGCCGGCTGCTGAATTATTCCCCGGGATATCCTGTACACAAGGGTTTGCTCCGCATGTTCTCTGAGCAGGGCATGTGCTGA
- a CDS encoding lysylphosphatidylglycerol synthase transmembrane domain-containing protein yields MSRPLKAFLKIALSVAALWYVYTKIDVREVLQIFRHVHYGWLLAATLLFAVSKVLSSYRLNIFFRNTGAGLTEQSNLRLYLLGMYYNLFLPGGIGGDGYKIYLLNKKFGTGAKKLFWAVLLDRVNGVLALFVLAMLMVPFIALPVLYKYLAVAAIPVSIAVYYLSIHWFFKDFRKSIHLTNLYSAGVQLAQLLSAWLILLANHHQEQILAYLFLFLISSIVATLPITIGGIGSREITFLFGAEIMHLDIHLSIALSLLFYVITAVVSLSGIYYSLNEKALNIKLECGADVKEPEAKV; encoded by the coding sequence ATGTCCCGACCGCTTAAAGCATTCCTGAAAATCGCGCTTTCCGTCGCCGCACTCTGGTATGTATATACCAAAATTGACGTCAGGGAAGTCTTACAGATTTTCAGGCATGTGCATTATGGCTGGCTGTTGGCCGCTACCCTCCTTTTCGCGGTCTCTAAAGTGCTTTCATCTTACCGCCTGAACATCTTTTTCAGGAATACCGGAGCCGGGCTCACCGAACAAAGCAACCTGAGGCTATACCTGCTCGGGATGTATTACAACCTTTTCCTGCCCGGCGGCATTGGCGGTGACGGTTATAAAATTTACCTGCTCAATAAGAAGTTCGGGACCGGGGCAAAAAAGCTGTTCTGGGCGGTGTTGCTCGACAGGGTGAACGGGGTGCTTGCGCTGTTCGTACTGGCTATGCTGATGGTTCCGTTTATAGCCTTACCGGTACTGTATAAATATCTGGCAGTTGCAGCAATCCCTGTATCCATTGCAGTTTATTATCTTTCCATTCATTGGTTTTTCAAGGATTTCAGGAAAAGTATCCACCTGACAAACCTCTATTCAGCGGGTGTTCAGCTTGCCCAGCTGCTCTCCGCCTGGCTGATCCTGCTGGCCAACCACCACCAGGAACAGATACTGGCTTATCTTTTTCTTTTTCTCATATCCTCCATCGTAGCTACACTACCCATCACCATAGGCGGCATCGGATCGCGCGAGATCACTTTTCTTTTCGGGGCTGAAATCATGCATCTCGACATTCATCTATCCATCGCACTCAGTCTGCTGTTTTACGTGATTACCGCGGTGGTTTCGCTGAGCGGGATTTACTACTCCCTGAACGAAAAGGCACTGAATATAAAGCTTGAATGCGGTGCAGATGTAAAAGAACCTGAAGCAAAAGTTTAG
- a CDS encoding glycosyltransferase family 2 protein: MNNPKLSIIICVYNEEPNIRPLNKWINESITGMEYEIIYVDDGSTDRTRQEIIALNDPRVVLVEFRKNFGQSAALYAGIEQARGEYLVTMDGDLQNDPSDIPMMLKLAEDEHWDLVAGVRKNRQDGMFLRKIPSKIANAIIRKSTGVYIKDYGCTLKVFKSDLAKNIGLYGELHRFIPVLASLEGATITQVDVKHHAREFGKSKYGINRTFKVVSDLMLMVFFKKYMGKPMHLFGGIGLLFLIVGSLINGWFLIEKIMGHDIWGKPMLLLGILLLIAGIQLITIGIMAELLMRTYYESQQKRPYKIRKVHTFEA, from the coding sequence ATGAACAATCCGAAGTTATCCATAATCATCTGCGTTTACAACGAGGAACCCAATATCAGGCCGCTGAACAAATGGATCAACGAATCCATTACCGGCATGGAATACGAGATTATCTATGTGGATGACGGCTCCACCGACCGCACACGGCAGGAAATCATTGCCCTGAATGACCCCCGGGTTGTGCTGGTGGAATTCAGAAAAAACTTCGGGCAGAGTGCGGCCCTCTATGCAGGCATTGAACAGGCGCGGGGAGAATACCTTGTTACCATGGACGGCGACCTGCAGAATGACCCCAGCGATATTCCCATGATGCTGAAACTGGCGGAGGATGAACACTGGGACCTGGTGGCCGGTGTCAGGAAAAACAGACAGGACGGGATGTTTCTGAGGAAAATCCCCAGCAAAATTGCCAATGCCATTATCCGTAAAAGTACCGGGGTCTACATAAAAGATTACGGCTGCACCCTGAAAGTGTTTAAAAGCGATCTGGCCAAAAACATCGGTCTTTACGGGGAACTGCACCGCTTTATTCCCGTGCTGGCAAGCCTCGAAGGCGCGACCATCACTCAGGTGGACGTAAAGCACCATGCACGGGAGTTCGGCAAATCGAAATATGGCATCAACCGGACGTTTAAAGTCGTAAGCGATCTGATGCTGATGGTATTTTTTAAAAAGTATATGGGTAAGCCAATGCATCTTTTCGGAGGGATCGGCCTGTTATTTCTGATAGTGGGCTCACTTATCAACGGATGGTTCCTTATTGAGAAGATTATGGGTCACGATATCTGGGGAAAGCCGATGCTGCTGCTGGGCATATTGCTGCTGATTGCCGGCATACAACTGATTACCATCGGAATTATGGCAGAGCTGTTGATGCGCACTTATTACGAGTCACAGCAGAAACGCCCTTATAAAATCCGCAAAGTACACACATTCGAAGCCTGA
- a CDS encoding ArnT family glycosyltransferase: protein MNGLKDKSILSDTILIIIILLLPLALFTNLGLMPLISDEPTRAVVTLEMILSENFITPTINGDFYYNKPPLFNWILAGFVKVAGVENEFIFRLPTVISLLLMGLAITLFARKALGWRNAVMAALMMITSARILFWDSFQGLIDITYSLVTFTGFALLYHLSQRRKWLLMFTATYALAAAGYLMKGLPSIAFQGISLLAWLSYDKQFRKLFSWQHLAGILTFALITGTYYYAYLQTNTLDDVFSTLFDQSNRLSDKKGTFLSWLLHLVTFPFEMIYEFAPWTILLLLLLSKKIRIALYTDKFIMFNLLIFSSNIIIYWISADMRPRYLFMLFPLLFVILVKAWSLSAESRNNLRKITDVVFGVLGLLGTASLLYYLFWDETNQLQGVWMIIPLLFIIAGSAVWLMRKHVPLRMLLLIIVMLTVRIAFSMFNLQARYNSYPDAGYRQGEITAGQLIKECNTYVLGDTPFNHDASFYIARESRQIIRRTWEISDSGTCYIADEKNLATFADRLEGYEIIHTFTIKLSETRLFLLKKSL from the coding sequence ATGAATGGCCTGAAGGATAAATCTATCCTGTCCGATACCATCCTGATCATTATCATCCTGCTCTTGCCGTTGGCGCTTTTTACCAACCTGGGGCTGATGCCGCTGATCTCCGATGAACCTACCCGGGCGGTGGTCACACTCGAAATGATCTTGTCGGAGAACTTCATCACCCCCACGATCAACGGGGATTTTTATTACAACAAACCTCCCCTCTTCAACTGGATACTTGCGGGTTTTGTCAAAGTTGCCGGAGTTGAGAACGAGTTCATCTTCAGGTTGCCGACTGTAATCTCTCTGCTGCTGATGGGCCTTGCAATAACCCTTTTTGCCCGGAAAGCGCTGGGATGGAGGAATGCGGTAATGGCCGCCCTGATGATGATCACTTCGGCACGCATCCTGTTCTGGGACTCTTTTCAGGGACTGATCGACATTACCTATTCACTGGTGACGTTCACAGGATTTGCCTTGCTTTATCACCTTTCGCAACGACGCAAATGGCTGCTGATGTTTACGGCCACCTACGCACTGGCCGCTGCCGGCTACCTGATGAAAGGACTCCCCTCCATTGCGTTTCAGGGCATCAGCCTGCTGGCATGGCTCAGCTACGACAAGCAATTCCGTAAGCTTTTCTCCTGGCAGCACCTGGCCGGCATCCTGACCTTCGCGCTGATCACAGGCACCTACTACTATGCTTACCTCCAGACCAACACCCTTGACGATGTATTTTCCACGCTGTTCGACCAGTCGAACAGGCTTTCCGACAAAAAGGGCACCTTCCTCAGCTGGCTGCTCCACCTGGTGACTTTTCCGTTTGAAATGATCTATGAATTCGCCCCGTGGACTATACTGCTTTTATTGCTGTTGAGTAAAAAAATCCGGATTGCCCTGTATACCGACAAGTTCATTATGTTCAACCTGCTGATATTCAGTAGCAATATCATTATTTACTGGATCTCGGCAGATATGCGACCGCGCTACCTGTTTATGCTCTTCCCCCTGCTCTTTGTGATACTGGTAAAGGCCTGGTCTTTATCTGCAGAAAGCAGGAATAATCTTCGAAAGATCACCGATGTGGTTTTCGGTGTACTGGGATTGCTGGGGACAGCCTCCCTGCTTTATTATCTGTTTTGGGACGAAACAAATCAACTGCAGGGTGTATGGATGATCATTCCTTTGCTCTTTATCATTGCCGGTTCAGCGGTTTGGCTGATGCGAAAGCATGTTCCCCTTCGTATGCTGTTGCTGATTATTGTTATGTTGACGGTGCGCATTGCTTTCAGCATGTTTAACCTTCAGGCGCGCTATAACTCCTATCCGGATGCGGGTTACCGGCAGGGTGAAATCACGGCAGGTCAGCTTATTAAGGAGTGTAATACCTATGTGCTTGGAGACACTCCCTTCAACCACGATGCTTCGTTTTACATTGCCCGCGAAAGCCGGCAGATTATCAGGAGAACATGGGAAATCAGCGATTCCGGCACCTGTTACATCGCGGATGAAAAAAATCTGGCTACTTTTGCAGACCGGCTCGAAGGTTACGAAATCATCCATACCTTTACCATCAAGCTAAGCGAAACCAGGCTTTTCCTGTTAAAGAAATCCCTATGA
- a CDS encoding LTA synthase family protein: protein MKQILISFFRQMLFWLLFFAFARTVFMLYNFQLLRIEGASFGEAMAAYRHGFQLDFATTSYFMLFPAVLLLIQSLWSRSWMNKVNRIYTYTAITLFSLLTAVELGIYPEWKTKLPFKAFAYLSNPTEVYDTVSNALFFSLIGLFIIMVMLTSWIYRRWFYQDIRQTGRSYFFSTVFLVAAPVLLFIGARGGVQPIPINQSASYYSNKNILNIAAVNSGFNLMINIIENYRNFGENPYAFYSEEEVAQTLEKILATEKDSTTNVLTANRPNVVLLILESWSADLIESLGGEPGITPEFRKLEKEGILFTNLWATGPRSEQAMGSIFGGFPAHPISSITVQPDKFAKLPTLTHKLIEEGYHTSFYFGGQLIYGNIKGFILYNGFKRIVEGADFGKEAIKGKLGAHDEFVLSRQLADLSKEKEPFFSALFTLSSHSPYDQPMEQVLDWGDNEKPYINSAYYTDHCLGRYFEEARKQPWYKNTLFVIVADHSHNSYRNWAFTTPNYHRIPMLLVGDVIKEEFRGTKVSRLSNQSDLASTLLNQLDIDAGAFHWSRNLFNPYAPEFAYYSFEEGLGWIRPAGHFVMDARIGHFHENAIPEAYTDSIIREGKSYLQALFGEYMSY, encoded by the coding sequence ATGAAGCAGATATTGATTTCATTTTTCAGGCAGATGCTCTTCTGGTTATTGTTTTTTGCATTCGCCAGAACGGTTTTCATGCTCTACAATTTTCAACTGCTGCGCATCGAAGGCGCGTCTTTCGGCGAAGCCATGGCCGCATACCGGCACGGCTTTCAGCTCGACTTTGCCACTACTTCGTATTTTATGCTTTTTCCTGCAGTTTTGCTGCTGATCCAGTCGTTGTGGAGCAGAAGCTGGATGAATAAGGTAAACCGGATCTATACCTATACGGCAATCACGCTTTTCAGCCTGCTTACCGCTGTTGAACTGGGCATTTATCCTGAGTGGAAAACCAAACTGCCTTTCAAGGCCTTTGCCTACCTGAGCAATCCCACTGAAGTTTATGATACAGTTTCCAACGCGCTGTTTTTCTCCCTGATTGGTCTGTTTATTATAATGGTCATGCTCACTTCCTGGATTTACCGGAGGTGGTTTTATCAGGACATCAGACAGACCGGGAGAAGTTATTTTTTCAGCACCGTATTCCTGGTTGCTGCGCCGGTGTTGCTTTTTATAGGGGCCAGGGGAGGGGTGCAGCCCATTCCGATCAACCAGAGCGCTTCCTATTATTCCAACAAGAATATCCTGAACATCGCCGCTGTAAATTCAGGGTTTAACCTGATGATTAATATTATTGAGAATTATAGAAATTTCGGTGAAAACCCTTATGCCTTTTACAGCGAAGAGGAGGTTGCGCAGACTCTGGAAAAGATATTAGCCACGGAAAAAGATTCAACCACAAATGTGCTCACTGCCAACCGGCCTAACGTGGTGTTGCTGATTCTTGAAAGCTGGTCGGCCGATCTGATCGAATCCCTTGGTGGAGAACCGGGCATAACCCCGGAATTCAGAAAACTGGAAAAAGAAGGTATTCTTTTTACAAATCTATGGGCCACCGGCCCCCGCAGCGAGCAGGCCATGGGAAGTATTTTCGGAGGCTTTCCCGCTCACCCGATCTCTTCCATTACCGTGCAGCCTGATAAGTTCGCCAAACTTCCCACCCTCACGCATAAGCTGATAGAGGAGGGGTATCATACCTCTTTTTACTTCGGAGGGCAACTGATTTACGGAAACATCAAGGGATTTATTCTTTACAACGGTTTTAAACGCATTGTTGAAGGGGCTGATTTCGGCAAGGAGGCTATCAAAGGTAAACTTGGCGCGCACGATGAGTTCGTGCTTTCGCGTCAGTTGGCTGATCTATCCAAAGAAAAGGAGCCCTTTTTCTCAGCACTGTTCACCCTGAGTTCTCATTCGCCTTACGATCAGCCGATGGAACAGGTGCTCGACTGGGGAGATAACGAAAAACCTTACATAAACTCGGCCTATTATACCGACCATTGCCTGGGCCGGTATTTCGAAGAAGCCCGTAAACAGCCCTGGTACAAAAACACCCTCTTCGTGATTGTAGCGGACCATAGCCACAATTCATACCGCAACTGGGCTTTTACCACCCCAAACTATCATAGAATACCCATGCTGCTGGTTGGTGATGTGATAAAGGAGGAGTTCAGGGGGACAAAGGTAAGCCGGCTTTCGAATCAATCTGACCTTGCTTCAACCCTGCTGAATCAGCTTGATATCGATGCGGGTGCTTTCCACTGGAGCCGAAATCTGTTTAATCCTTATGCACCTGAGTTTGCCTATTACTCATTTGAGGAAGGCCTGGGGTGGATCAGGCCTGCAGGGCACTTTGTAATGGATGCGCGCATAGGACACTTCCACGAAAATGCCATCCCCGAAGCTTATACCGATTCCATTATCAGGGAAGGAAAATCATATTTGCAGGCCCTTTTCGGAGAGTATATGTCTTACTGA
- a CDS encoding cache domain-containing protein produces the protein MNLIRTFKNYLQRKSIADQLLYGIMAAAVICVLFIGHYWTSLETRRFKKQSEEIRDRFVNSRMDVVRDEVTRAIGFINYNRSLSEERMRLGLKQRVDEAWAIASNIYEENRKTKSRSEIEKLIKDALRPIRFSNDRGEIFIYTTSGVSVLLPRNKHLENIPGLDYQDQHGNYVVRNEVELLRQVDQGFIHYYSPGKDNPEDSVLLKSSYIRRFAPFNWYLGSKDYLEDFESEMKERILEYLSKIRYGNDGYLFVNTIGGEALITNGVKHLWPQDIRKSNDSNWIEVYQKQVDIYNTTGSGFIEYQFRRLLSEDFETKISYLGTVKEWGWIVGTGFYENEIESFIRDNRKLMEAQIRSTIVHIVLSLLMVLIFIWLVSRWISRKLAQGFAIFNLHFRKTGLESIEMNQENLVFSEFRELAESVNAMTEELNNARKSLVKERSLLRSLIDSSPDFIFFKDLNSNFVGCNKAFADYIGIEESELIGRNDYDFFPKEAADKYHQFDRQIIEDHIPVRSEEWITFSDGSRRLMDTLKVLNFDSAGNPIGIVAISRDISEKEEIQQMYIKAKEKAEEADRLKTAFLANMSHEIRTPMNSIIGFSNLLTEEDLTPEDKAEFIRHINHGSETLLSLIDDIIDIAKIEAGQLMVTFEPYNLREMMDELYHTHAELLKRKGKEQVNLVLESEQLPGGDVILTDPFRLKQVMTNLLVNAVKFTEKGSITYGYKVSGDFLHFFVRDTGIGISPEGIKVIFERFRQDNRYGVKHQGGTGLGLAISRHIVQLLGGDISVSSSPGEGALFSFMIPYNAYTDIVSEKKRGRDSTFSMDWSSKTILVVEDMESHYNYIRSALMRTGLNMVRVSNGQESIECCLNDHQIDIVLMDVNLPDMDGYTATRKIKAHRPGIPVIAQTAYNLPGEENRSREAGCDAYISKPVKLKILLDVLGSFLDNKK, from the coding sequence TTGAATTTAATCAGAACTTTTAAAAATTATCTTCAGCGTAAGAGTATAGCCGATCAGCTGCTCTACGGAATTATGGCTGCTGCCGTTATTTGCGTATTGTTTATAGGACATTACTGGACTTCACTGGAGACCCGGAGATTTAAGAAGCAATCGGAAGAAATCAGGGATCGTTTTGTCAACAGCAGGATGGATGTCGTAAGAGATGAAGTTACACGGGCCATCGGATTCATCAATTACAACCGGTCACTTTCAGAGGAAAGAATGAGGTTAGGGCTTAAACAGCGCGTGGATGAAGCCTGGGCGATTGCTTCAAATATATATGAGGAGAACCGTAAAACCAAATCACGTTCCGAAATAGAAAAACTGATCAAGGATGCCCTCCGCCCGATCCGCTTTTCAAATGACCGGGGTGAAATTTTTATTTATACTACCAGCGGAGTCTCTGTTCTGCTGCCGCGCAACAAACATCTTGAAAATATACCCGGCCTTGACTATCAGGATCAGCATGGCAATTATGTAGTAAGAAACGAAGTTGAGCTGCTCAGGCAGGTAGACCAGGGATTTATCCATTATTATTCCCCCGGAAAAGATAACCCGGAAGATTCCGTGTTGCTTAAAAGTTCCTATATCAGAAGGTTCGCCCCATTCAACTGGTACCTTGGTTCAAAGGATTACCTCGAAGATTTTGAATCTGAAATGAAGGAGAGGATTCTGGAATACCTTTCTAAAATAAGGTATGGAAACGATGGATACCTCTTTGTCAATACTATTGGCGGTGAAGCCCTGATAACCAACGGCGTGAAGCATCTGTGGCCTCAGGACATCCGCAAAAGCAATGATTCCAACTGGATAGAGGTATATCAGAAACAGGTTGATATTTATAATACTACCGGAAGCGGTTTTATTGAATATCAGTTCAGGCGGCTTTTATCCGAAGATTTTGAGACAAAAATATCCTACCTCGGCACGGTAAAAGAGTGGGGATGGATTGTAGGAACCGGATTTTATGAAAATGAAATAGAAAGTTTTATCAGGGATAACCGAAAATTGATGGAAGCCCAGATAAGAAGTACCATTGTACATATTGTACTTTCTTTATTGATGGTATTGATTTTTATCTGGCTGGTATCACGCTGGATATCCCGGAAATTAGCACAAGGTTTTGCCATATTTAACCTTCATTTCAGAAAGACCGGCCTCGAGTCAATTGAAATGAACCAGGAAAACCTTGTTTTTTCAGAGTTCAGGGAGTTGGCCGAATCGGTCAATGCAATGACGGAAGAACTGAATAATGCAAGGAAGTCTCTGGTAAAGGAACGCTCTTTGCTCAGATCGCTGATCGATTCCAGTCCTGACTTTATTTTCTTCAAAGATCTTAACAGCAATTTTGTCGGTTGCAATAAAGCTTTTGCTGATTATATCGGCATTGAGGAAAGTGAACTGATCGGCCGCAATGATTACGATTTCTTCCCGAAGGAGGCAGCAGACAAATATCATCAGTTCGACCGCCAGATCATTGAGGATCATATACCCGTGCGATCAGAAGAATGGATAACATTTTCGGATGGTTCGCGTCGCCTGATGGACACCCTGAAGGTATTAAATTTCGACAGTGCCGGAAATCCGATTGGCATCGTCGCAATCAGCCGTGATATCTCAGAAAAGGAAGAGATACAGCAGATGTACATAAAGGCTAAAGAGAAGGCCGAGGAAGCCGACAGGCTTAAAACCGCTTTTCTGGCCAATATGAGCCATGAAATCAGGACCCCGATGAATTCTATCATTGGATTCTCCAACCTGTTAACAGAAGAGGATCTTACGCCTGAGGACAAGGCCGAATTTATCCGGCATATTAACCACGGCAGTGAAACGCTGCTCAGCCTGATCGACGACATCATAGATATAGCTAAAATTGAAGCGGGCCAGTTGATGGTTACTTTTGAACCATACAATCTGCGGGAGATGATGGATGAGCTGTACCACACCCATGCTGAACTGTTGAAAAGAAAGGGCAAAGAACAGGTGAACCTTGTCCTGGAATCGGAACAGTTGCCCGGAGGTGACGTAATTCTCACCGATCCGTTCCGCCTTAAGCAGGTAATGACCAATCTGCTCGTCAATGCGGTCAAATTCACCGAAAAGGGGAGCATTACTTATGGCTACAAAGTTTCAGGTGACTTTTTACACTTTTTTGTCAGGGATACAGGGATAGGAATTTCACCCGAGGGTATCAAGGTAATTTTTGAGCGGTTCAGGCAGGACAACAGATATGGTGTCAAACATCAGGGGGGAACCGGCCTGGGCCTGGCCATTTCACGTCATATCGTACAGTTGTTGGGCGGCGATATATCGGTTAGTTCATCCCCGGGAGAAGGCGCGCTGTTCAGTTTTATGATCCCATACAATGCTTATACGGATATTGTTTCAGAAAAAAAGAGAGGCCGCGATTCAACTTTCTCTATGGACTGGAGTTCAAAAACCATCCTTGTGGTTGAAGATATGGAATCTCATTATAACTACATCAGGTCGGCCCTTATGAGAACGGGGCTGAATATGGTGAGGGTATCAAACGGCCAGGAGAGTATAGAATGTTGTCTTAACGACCACCAGATTGATATTGTATTGATGGATGTGAATCTGCCGGATATGGATGGTTATACCGCAACCAGAAAAATAAAGGCACATCGGCCCGGCATACCGGTGATTGCGCAAACTGCCTATAATCTGCCAGGAGAAGAGAACAGAAGCAGGGAAGCGGGATGCGATGCTTACATATCCAAACCAGTTAAACTGAAAATTCTGCTGGATGTTTTGGGAAGTTTTCTTGACAATAAGAAATAA
- a CDS encoding helix-turn-helix domain-containing protein encodes MDTAEKILKAMAEAGKPLKGGEIAEITGIDKKEVDKAIKKLKTEEKIFSPKVCYYEPKK; translated from the coding sequence ATGGATACAGCAGAAAAAATCCTGAAAGCTATGGCAGAAGCCGGCAAACCGCTTAAAGGCGGAGAAATTGCCGAAATCACGGGCATCGACAAGAAAGAAGTCGATAAAGCGATTAAAAAACTAAAAACGGAGGAAAAAATCTTTTCTCCCAAAGTTTGTTATTACGAACCAAAAAAATAA
- a CDS encoding DUF1015 domain-containing protein: MAVLKPFRGLRPPKEIASQLASRPYDVLNSQEARIEANNNPYSLLHIIKPEIDLPVEIDEHDEQVYNKAAENFRKFREQGWLLQDREEYLYIYAQTMNGKTQYGLVGCAGVEDYMNGIIKKHELTRKDKEEDRMKHVRVTNANMEPVFFTYPAVQEIDSIVASIVNSSAPEYDFTADDGFGHHFWVIRDKAIISRLVELFSKVPYTYVADGHHRTAAAALVGNEKKQANPNHRGDEEYNFFLAVHFPSDQLTIIDYNRVVKDLNGLSESELMDKLHEVFVIEVKGTEIYKPAFLHNFSMYLGGKWYSLTAKEGTYNDTDPIGVLDVTVLSNLVLDKILGITDLRTSKRIDFVGGIRGLGELKKRVDSGEMAVAFALYPVSLQQLIDIANTGNIMPPKTTWFEPKLRSGLVVHTLD, encoded by the coding sequence ATGGCAGTATTAAAACCATTCCGGGGACTGAGACCCCCTAAAGAAATTGCTTCACAACTTGCTTCAAGGCCCTATGATGTGCTGAACTCGCAGGAAGCCAGGATTGAAGCCAATAACAACCCCTATTCGCTGTTGCACATCATCAAGCCGGAAATTGATCTTCCCGTTGAGATTGACGAGCATGATGAACAGGTATACAATAAAGCAGCTGAAAATTTCAGGAAATTCAGGGAACAGGGCTGGCTTTTACAGGACAGGGAAGAATACCTTTATATCTATGCACAGACTATGAACGGCAAGACCCAGTATGGCCTTGTCGGATGTGCCGGTGTTGAGGATTATATGAACGGCATCATCAAAAAACATGAACTTACCCGCAAGGATAAGGAAGAAGACCGGATGAAACATGTGAGGGTTACCAATGCCAATATGGAACCGGTATTTTTCACCTATCCTGCTGTTCAGGAAATAGACAGCATCGTTGCATCCATCGTAAATTCATCAGCCCCTGAGTATGATTTTACAGCGGATGATGGTTTCGGACATCACTTCTGGGTGATCCGCGACAAAGCAATCATCAGCAGGCTTGTTGAACTATTCAGCAAGGTGCCCTATACATACGTGGCAGACGGTCACCACCGCACAGCGGCCGCTGCATTGGTTGGTAATGAGAAAAAGCAGGCCAATCCAAACCACCGTGGTGATGAAGAATACAATTTCTTCCTGGCCGTTCATTTCCCGTCTGACCAACTTACCATCATCGATTACAACCGCGTTGTCAAAGACCTGAACGGACTCAGCGAAAGCGAACTGATGGATAAGCTGCATGAAGTATTTGTAATTGAAGTAAAAGGGACTGAAATCTATAAACCCGCTTTTCTGCACAACTTCAGCATGTATCTGGGCGGAAAATGGTACTCGCTTACGGCAAAAGAAGGCACTTACAATGATACCGATCCCATTGGGGTACTTGACGTTACCGTGCTTTCAAATCTGGTGCTTGATAAGATACTGGGCATCACTGACCTTCGCACTTCAAAACGCATTGACTTTGTAGGTGGCATCCGGGGATTGGGAGAACTGAAAAAACGTGTTGACAGCGGAGAAATGGCGGTTGCGTTTGCCCTTTACCCTGTTTCGTTGCAGCAACTGATCGACATTGCCAATACAGGAAACATCATGCCTCCTAAAACAACCTGGTTTGAACCAAAGCTGCGTAGCGGCCTGGTGGTTCATACACTTGATTAA